GGCGTGATGGATCATCCAGTGCGACAGCCACAGCAGCCGTTGCTCAATAGTCTTAAGGTGCCCGGTTTCGATAATCATCGTTCCCCCCTGTTTTTGTGTCAGCCGTTCCGTTGCGCGCTTGTGGCCGCCACCATCCCTGCAAGGACCAGGGCAAGCCCTGCCAGAAAGACGGGCGACAGCCGGTTGGACAGGACCACAACCGATGCCGCGATGCCGATCAGCGGCACGCCAAGTGTGAAGTTCGACATGGCAAAGGTCGAGATCCGGCGCCCGTGCTCTGCCGAGATCACAAAGCAGGCCGAGGTGGCGACAGGTCCGATGAAGACCAGAAGTTCGACAAGATGCAGGTTCCAGCGGATGCCGTGGGGCAGGCCCTCGAACGCCAGCGCAAGGCCGCCAAGCGGCACGGTTGCTAGCAGCATCTGCCACGGCGCCAGCGCCAGGGGCGACGAGACCCAGCGATGGAATCGGACGTGCAGGATCACGGCCGACCAGGCCAGTGCCGCGATCAGCAGGAAACCCGCCCCCATGAAGGCGCCCGGCGCGCTCCAGTCGGTTTCGAGGGGAGAGCAGATCAAGGCGACGCCGGCCAGGCCTGTCAGCAGCGCCGCGACCTGCGCCCGGGCGGGACGCG
Above is a genomic segment from Paracoccus aestuarii containing:
- a CDS encoding DMT family transporter, giving the protein MSCAAPAATSHPCRIGNSRLWLSLMVLLWGFSWPATQMALTAVPPLWLATFRFGSAAVCLFAFLALRGGVTLPERGDMPIVLSTGLLQMMTFTGLGMIAMTRTDTSHSVLLAYTTPLWTVALAWLVFRARPARAQVAALLTGLAGVALICSPLETDWSAPGAFMGAGFLLIAALAWSAVILHVRFHRWVSSPLALAPWQMLLATVPLGGLALAFEGLPHGIRWNLHLVELLVFIGPVATSACFVISAEHGRRISTFAMSNFTLGVPLIGIAASVVVLSNRLSPVFLAGLALVLAGMVAATSAQRNG